A genomic segment from Oncorhynchus clarkii lewisi isolate Uvic-CL-2024 chromosome 14, UVic_Ocla_1.0, whole genome shotgun sequence encodes:
- the LOC139366280 gene encoding neuronal acetylcholine receptor subunit beta-2-like — protein MTTNCWLTQVWNDYRLMWDPEEYEGIKKVRLPSQHIWLPDIVLYNNADGNYEVSFYSNTVVSNNGEVNWLPPAIYKSACKIEVRDFPFDQQNCTLKFRSWTYDHTEIDLILLSDFASRDDFKPSGEWDIVSLPGRKNEDPSDITYLDITYDFIIKRKPLFYTINLIIPCVLITSLAILVFYLPSDCGEKMTLCISVLLALTVFLLLISKIVPPTSLAVPLIGKYLMFAMVLVTFSIVTSVCVLNVHHRTPSTHTMPPWVKRLFLHRLPSFLFMRRPASSNIRERFRQKHQRPSYSDLKLRDGAVAPAAGGMGVAEGSGIGRADSFYVNEESAKRYGWKISDLSENTEFRKRMTVKCHADVEEAVDGVRYVAEKMKSEDNDEGVIEDWKYVAMVIDRLFLWIFVFVCITGTLGLFMQPLFQSYNTPTADDLEQN, from the exons ATGACCACCAACTGCTGGCTGACTCAGGTATGGAATGACTACAGGTTGATGTGGGACCCAGAGGAGTATGAGGGCATTAAGAAGGTCCGCCTCCCATCTCAACACATCTGGCTGCCTGACATCGTCCTCTACAACAA TGCGGATGGGAACTACGAGGTCTCATTCTACTCCAACACGGTGGTCTCCAACAATGGAGAGGTGAACTGGCTGCCCCCCGCCATCTACAAGTCGGCCTGCAAGATCGAGGTCCGCGACTTCCCCTTCGACCAGCAGAACTGCACACTCAAGTTCCGATCCTGGACCTACGACCACACGGAGATCGACCTGATCCTGCTCAGTGATTTCGCCAGCCGTGACGACTTCAAGCCCAGCGGTGAGTGGGACATCGTGTCTCTGCCGGGACGGAAGAACGAAGACCCCTCTGACATCACCTACCTGGACATCACCTATGACTTCATCATCAAGCGCAAGCCACTGTTCTACACCATCAACCTCATCATTCCCTGTGTCCTCATCACCTCTCTGGCCATCCTGGTGTTCTACCTGCCCTCTGACTGTGGAGAGAAGATGACTCTCTGTATATCAGTCCTCCTGGCCCTCACTGTGTTCCTGCTGCTGATCTCCAAGATCGTCCCACCTACGTCTCTAGCTGTCCCTCTCATAGGGAAGTATCTGATGTTTGCCATGGTGCTGGTCACCTTCTCCATCGTCACCAGTGTCTGTGTGCTCAACGTGCACCATCGCACGCCCTCCACACACACCATGCCCCCCTGGGTCAAACGTCTCTTCCTGCACCGCCTCCCCTCCTTCCTGTTCATGCGTCGGCCGGCCAGCTCCAACATCCGAGAGAGGTTCCGCCAGAAACACCAGCGGCCCTCCTACTCCGACCTGAAGCTGAGAGACGGGGCAGTGGCCCCGGCCGCGGGGGGAATGGGGGTGGCAGAGGGGTCTGGGATAGGCAGGGCCGACTCCTTCTATGTGAATGAGGAGTCGGCCAAGCGGTACGGCTGGAAGATCAGCGACCTGTCGGAGAACACAGAGTTCAGAAAGAGGATGACAGTGAAGTGTCACGCAGACGTTGAGGAGGCTGTGGACGGGGTGCGCTATGTCGCCGAGAAGATGAAGAGTGAGGACAATGATgagggg GTCATCGAGGACTGGAAGTATGTTGCCATGGTGATTGACCGGCTCTTCCTGTGgatatttgtgtttgtgtgcattaCTGGGACTTTGGGGCTGTTCATGCAGCCCCTCTTCCAGAGCTACAACACACCCACGGCAGACGACCTGGAGCAGAACTGA